CCTTACATTGCCAAGGATTTTGGACAGCCGGTGGCGACAATCAATGCTTATCAAGACAAAGGAGCAACCACAGCTCGCTTTGTCATTCAGTATAAAACCGCAACAAAACCGAGCATAGATATCAAAAACAATACACTGATCGTCAGTAGCGAAGCCTCCGATTCCGAGGATGAAGAAGCGGCTCCTACAACGACAGCGTCCAAGCTAGTGACGATTCAAATGGATAACGTAGAGATCAAGGAAGTGATCAACTTTATCGCTGAGGAAAGCGGAGTCAATATCCTTGCCGACGACAAAGGGTTAAATGGGAAGGTTACGGTTCGTCTCCGTGATGTTCCTTGGGAAGATGCTTTGATGAGTATTCTAAAATCCCACGGTCTTGGTTATGTTAAAAAAGGAAACATCTTAAGAATCGCTCCGCAAAAACTTCTAGCGGAAGAGGCCGAAAATTATCTTAAGCAAATCAATAGCCAACAGAACGCAGTGAAAACGCTTCAAGGCAAAACGATTCGCTTCTTTCCGGTGAATTATGCAGACGTGGATGATTTGAGTAAAAAGCTTAAGCCTTTCCTGAGTCAAAACGCAAAAGTCTCTGCCGATAAGGCCTCAAACTCAATTATCATTTCTGAGTTTGCGAGCCAAATGTCAAGAATCGAAAAAATTCTAAAAGCACTCGATATTCAGCCGCTGCAAATTATGATCGAGGGAAAAGTGATCGAAGCGAGCGAATCTTTTTCGAAGGAAATCGGTCTAAACTGGAACACAACGACTCCCTTCACTCAAGGCTCTCAGTCAGGAAGTATTTCGAATAATTTACGTTTTGGGGCACAGCTTCCGTTCGGTCTCAATACGACGATCAACGCCGGAGCGTACGATATTATTGGAGACTTGACGGCCACTTTACAGATTGCCCAGTCCGAGCAAAAAATTAAAATCTTATCGTCACCTCGAATTGTGGCATTGAACAAACAGAAGGCTTACATCAAGCAGATTCAGCAGTATCCGATCTTACAAACGACTGTTGTGGGTAACGTTTCTAACACCACAACGACCTTCCAAGATGTTCAACTGTCATTGGAAGTCACACCTCAGGTGACCTTCAGTAATGAAACACTTATGAATGTTAAAATTATCCGTGATATTCCTGGACCAGCAGTCAACGGTGCGCGCCAGGTGAATAAGCGCGAAGCCAGCACCAGCGTATTAGTAAAAGATGGACAAACCATGGTCCTCGGCGGAATTTATAGTATGGACGATTCTCAAGCAGAGAACGGGATTCCATGGCTCATGGATATTCCTATTTTGGGATATTTGTTTAAATCTAAGAATCGTACGACAGTTAAAAACGAACTGTTGATCTTCCTCACACCAAGGATTGTGAACCCTGAGGCTTTAAGGCAAGCTAGTACTATAAGCCAAGGGGATAAATCCGGAGATGAGACTTTGACGCCGTCCGATTTTGAAACGCCGGACGAAGCCGCACCGGCAGGCGAATCCGGCGGAGGCCTTGAGGTATTATGAAGAAAATAACAACTCTCTTTTTTGTATGCTTTTTTATCGCGTCCTGTAAAACCGGAAAGTCGACGGACAGCGCTTCACTGACATTTGAGCCATTAAGCGAGCGGGCGATTCTTGTTCCCAACGAGCGTTCGAACTGCGCTGACCTCAAGAATT
This genomic interval from Bdellovibrionales bacterium contains the following:
- the pilQ gene encoding type IV pilus secretin PilQ, with amino-acid sequence MNRMFFHLLCVLVFSILTSCTSDDDGNVGADELEGSSTQMDSDDSSDEDFGDLEDIDSEESSTSTTTATASGSDSFSDIEDFNDDLISNELANEDISTPKPESNSSSETMTVASSGGGGDELDLESADFQTSTVTSTETTTEVLPEVSPIVETTSSFGNKITNLEYKSFESGGTILITADKPMEYQVKEEPQFNQVIVEVADVFLPENLKLPYIAKDFGQPVATINAYQDKGATTARFVIQYKTATKPSIDIKNNTLIVSSEASDSEDEEAAPTTTASKLVTIQMDNVEIKEVINFIAEESGVNILADDKGLNGKVTVRLRDVPWEDALMSILKSHGLGYVKKGNILRIAPQKLLAEEAENYLKQINSQQNAVKTLQGKTIRFFPVNYADVDDLSKKLKPFLSQNAKVSADKASNSIIISEFASQMSRIEKILKALDIQPLQIMIEGKVIEASESFSKEIGLNWNTTTPFTQGSQSGSISNNLRFGAQLPFGLNTTINAGAYDIIGDLTATLQIAQSEQKIKILSSPRIVALNKQKAYIKQIQQYPILQTTVVGNVSNTTTTFQDVQLSLEVTPQVTFSNETLMNVKIIRDIPGPAVNGARQVNKREASTSVLVKDGQTMVLGGIYSMDDSQAENGIPWLMDIPILGYLFKSKNRTTVKNELLIFLTPRIVNPEALRQASTISQGDKSGDETLTPSDFETPDEAAPAGESGGGLEVL